TGCTCGATGCGCTGCAGGCCACCGGTGCACTGCGCCGATTCGTCCCGTTCGACGTCGACGCCGGCGTGCTGGAGACGGCGGGAGAGGCCATCGCCCGGGACTACCCCGGAGTGCGGGTGGACGCCGTCTGCGGCGACTTCGAACATCATTTGGCGCAGATCCCCGACGACGGCAGGCGGCTGTTCGTATTTCTCGGCTCCACCATCGGCAACCTGACTCCCGTGCCGCGCGCGGACTTCCTGGCGGCCCTCGCCGAGGTGATGCACGACGGCGACGCCCTGCTGCTGGGCACCGATCTGGTCAAGGACACCGCACGGCTGGTGCGTGCCTACGACGACGCCGCGGGCGTCACCGCGGCGTTCAACCGCAACGTGCTCGCGGTGGTCAACCGGGAACTCGAGGCGGACTTCGACCTGGACTCCTTCGCCCATGTGGCCCGGTGGAACTCGGCGGATCAGCGCATCGAGATGTGGCTGCGATCCCGCCGCGAACAGCACGTCGTGATCGCAGCACTGGACCTGGCCGTCGACTTCGCGGCCGGGGAGGAGATGCTGACCGAGGTGTCGTGCAAATTCCGGCCGGACCAGGTCGCCGCCGAGTTGGCCGCCGCGGGGCTGCGGCGCCGGCGGTGGTGGACCGACCCGGCCGGTGATTTCGGTCTGTCGCTCGCCATCAAATGAGCCTTACCGACGTCTGGCGCGCGGCGCGCCCGCCGGTCGCCGGGCTGCACCTGGACAGCGCCGCCTGCTCACGGCAGAGCTACACCGCGATGGAGGCCGCCGCCCGGCAC
This is a stretch of genomic DNA from Mycolicibacter terrae. It encodes these proteins:
- the egtD gene encoding L-histidine N(alpha)-methyltransferase: MTVSLSNHLAADAAHTALCEDVRYGLRQTPKTLPPKWFYDETGSELFDQITRLPEYYPTRAEAEILRHHSAEVASLSGADTLVELGSGTSVKTRMLLDALQATGALRRFVPFDVDAGVLETAGEAIARDYPGVRVDAVCGDFEHHLAQIPDDGRRLFVFLGSTIGNLTPVPRADFLAALAEVMHDGDALLLGTDLVKDTARLVRAYDDAAGVTAAFNRNVLAVVNRELEADFDLDSFAHVARWNSADQRIEMWLRSRREQHVVIAALDLAVDFAAGEEMLTEVSCKFRPDQVAAELAAAGLRRRRWWTDPAGDFGLSLAIK